The following are from one region of the Nicotiana tabacum cultivar K326 chromosome 3, ASM71507v2, whole genome shotgun sequence genome:
- the LOC107759130 gene encoding inactive LRR receptor-like serine/threonine-protein kinase BIR2 isoform X2 has translation MNLGGSKIPDSLQYCKSLQNLDLSGNRLSGSIPCDICTWLPFLVTLDLSNNEFTGSIPADLVSCSYLNKLMLNDNKLSGNIPPQFSSLSRLKTFSVANNDLSGRIPAAFDSADSFDFGGNDGLCGGPLGKCDGLSKKNLAIIIVAGVFGGAAASMLLGFGGWYWCFTKAGKKRRKTGYGLGRDDSDRWAEKLRAHRLTQVMLFQKPLVKVKLADLLVATNNFSMESVINSTRTGTTFRAVLRDSSALAIKRLKTCKLSEKQFRMEMNRLGQVRHPNLVPLLGFCVVEEEKLLVYKHLSNGTLYSFLNGNASVLDWPTRFRIGLGAARGLALLHHGCNPPILHQNICSNVIFLDEDFDARIMDFGLARLMTPSDAKETSFMNVELGEFGYVAPEYSSTMVASLKGDAYSFGVVLLELATGKRPLEITAADEGFKGNLVDWVNQLSVSDRIKDAIDKHICGKGHDEEIAQFLKIAGNCVISRPKDRWSMYQVYESLKTMAEERGFSEQFDDFPLLFNKQDISSSI, from the coding sequence TCAAACAATGAATTTACTGGTTCTATTCCAGCTGATCTTGTTAGTTGTTCATACTTGAATAAATTGATGCTTAATGATAATAAGCTTAGTGGGAATATACCACCCCAGTTTTCTAGTTTAAGTAGGCTTAAGACATTTTCTGTAGCAAACAATGATCTTTCTGGTAGGATTCCAGCGGCTTTCGATTCGGCTGATTCGTTTGATTTCGGAGGTAATGATGGACTTTGTGGTGGACCTTTAGGGAAATGTGATGGATTAAGTAAGAAAAATTTAGCTATTATTATTGTTGCTGGTGTTTTTGGTGGTGCTGCTGCTTCTATGTTGTTGGGATTTGGGGGTTGGTATTGGTGTTTTACGAAGGCGgggaagaagaggaggaagacgGGTTATGGGTTAGGGAGAGATGATTCGGATAGGTGGGCTGAGAAGTTGAGGGCTCATAGGCTTACTCAAGTTATGTTGTTTCAGAAACCGCTTGTGAAGGTTAAGTTAGCGGATTTGTTGGTTGCCACGAATAATTTTAGTATGGAAAGTGTGATAAACTCGACTAGGACAGGGACTACATTTAGAGCTGTTTTACGTGATAGTTCTGCGCTTGCTATTAAACGGCTTAAGACTTGCAAGCTGAGTGAGAAGCAGTTTCGGATGGAGATGAATAGGTTAGGACAGGTTAGGCATCCTAATTTGGTGCCACTTTTGGGGTTTTGTGTTGTTGAAGAAGAAAAACTCTTGGTTTATAAGCACCTTTCAAATGGTACTTTGTATTCATTCTTGAATGGGAATGCAAGCGTGTTGGATTGGCCGACTAGGTTTAGGATTGGTTTGGGAGCTGCGAGAGGCCTTGCTTTGCTACATCATGGTTGCAACCCGCCAATCTTGCACCAAAACATATGTTCTAACGTTATTTTTCTTGATGAAGATTTTGATGCTAGAATAATGGATTTTGGATTGGCGAGGCTGATGACACCTTCAGACGCAAAAGAGACTAGTTTTATGAATGTAGAGTTGGGTGAATTTGGCTATGTTGCTCCAGAGTATTCAAGTACAATGGTGGCTTCACTGAAAGGGGACGCTTACAGCTTCGGAGTTGTGCTTTTGGAGTTGGCTACGGGGAAAAGACCTCTAGAAATCACTGCTGCTGACGAAGGTTTTAAGGGAAATTTGGTCGACTGGGTAAATCAGCTCTCTGTTTCTGATCGGATTAAAGATGCAATTGATAAGCACATATGTGGGAAAGGCCATGATGAAGAGATTGCGCAATTCCTAAAAATTGCTGGCAATTGTGTAATTTCTCGGCCCAAGGATAGGTGGTCTATGTATCAAGTTTATGAATCGCTAAAGACCATGGCTGAGGAACGAGGTTTCTCTGAACAGTTTGACGATTTTCCTTTACTATTTAACAAACAAGATATCAGCAGTTCCATTTGA